In one Arachis duranensis cultivar V14167 chromosome 9, aradu.V14167.gnm2.J7QH, whole genome shotgun sequence genomic region, the following are encoded:
- the LOC107467876 gene encoding light-harvesting complex-like protein OHP2, chloroplastic — protein sequence MSMTCSFPCIKIPTCSSSSCTSSSSPLPPTHSSYYSLRFSSSKPLYAVSTIRNSQTEGPIRRPVAPPVRDPSSSSGGTVPQPIKPTPPSSQPPQPPQKPPPSAVSDDKNVVTLEFQRQKAKELQEYFKQKKLEEAADQAPVFGFIGKNEISNGRWAMFGFAVGLLTEYATGSDFVDQVKILLSNFGILDLE from the exons ATGTCTATGACATGTTCCTTCCCATGCATCAAAATCCCAActtgttcttcatcatcatgCACATCTTCATCATCACCATTACCACCAACACATTCCTCATATTACTCTCTTAGATTCTCTTCTTCCAAGCCTTTGTATGCTGTTTCCACCATAAGGAACTCTCAGACTGAAGGCCCTATCAGAAGACCAGTGGCTCCTCCTGTTAGagacccttcttcttcttctggtgGCACTGTTCCTCAGCCCATTAAGCCCACACCACCTTCTTCTCAGCCTCCACAACCACCACAGAAGCCACCACCTTCTGCTGTTTCTGATGATAAGAATGTGGTCACACTAGAGTTTCAGAGGCAAAAGGCCAAGGAACTTCAGGAATACTTCAAACAGAAGAAGCTTGAAGAAGCTGCTGATCAAGCTCCTGTCTTTGGCTTCATTGGCAAGAATGAGATTAGCAATGGAAG ATGGGCAATGTTTGGTTTTGCTGTTGGGTTGTTAACAGAATATGCAACAGGCTCAGACTTTGTTGATCAAGTAAAGATCCTTCTCTCGAATTTTGGGATATTAGATTTGGAATGA
- the LOC107467855 gene encoding uncharacterized protein LOC107467855, with product MLLAVEGGGFFSSSASGYSKGLSLLLLGQRSEDKPMRVAPWNHYQLVEQESDTQLQLASTKNYLPRGCASFVCFGRTSAGHDTPSPLKVGPAQQHDVSSGSFVSNQGKDPSTQIDNENDNRKVVLKSSLKRPRINKSVDAANEHEASDGKVADAPGAQPERRRVQWTDACGSELVEIREFEPSEDDGSDDEFENGSGRTCSCAIM from the exons ATGCTATTGGCAGTAGAAGGAGGAGGGTTCTTCTCGTCTTCGGCTTCAGGATATAGCAAGGGCCTGAGCCTTCTTCTGCTGGGTCAGAGGAGTGAGGATAAACCCATGAGAGTTGCGCCGTGGAACCATTACCAGTTGGTAGAACAAGAATCTGACACTCAGCTCCAGCTGGCTTCCACAAAGAACTACCTTCCCCGCGGGTGTGCCTCCTTTGTTTGCTTTGGTCGCACTTCCGCAGGGCATGACACTCCATCTCCTCTCAAAGTGGGTCCTGCTCAACAGCATGATGTCTCCTCAGGGTCATTTGTTTCCAACCAGGGAAAGGATCCCTCTACTCAAATTGATAATGAGAATGATAATAGAAAGGTTGTACTTAAAAGTAGCTTGAAAAGGCCGCGAATTAATAAATCAGTGGACGCTGCTAATGAACATGAAGCATCAGATGGAAAGGTAGCTGATGCTCCTGGTGCCCAACCAGAGAGGAGGAGAGTGCAGTGGACAGATGCTTGTGGTAGTGAGCTTGTTGAAATACGAGAATTTGAGCCCAG TGAGGATGATGGATCAgatgatgaatttgaaaatggAAGTGGCAGGACTTGTTCCTGTGCGATTATGTAA
- the LOC107467888 gene encoding probable serine/threonine-protein kinase At1g54610 has protein sequence MGCVQAKTLEGPAHEPKGLDRLKLENGYVSNSDFVAHRRSTGQKYEPMEDANGRHHHHHQKREQPQPRNLARVNELAAVPGGNNGESGKGKGGVTRERKKRELAKKKTFEDDYEMVDGWPKWLVDNVPAQVFGGLVPKSAESYKMIDKVGQGTYSNVYKALDRDTGEIVALKKVRFNTSEPESIKFMAREILILQRLDHPNVLKLKGLATSRMQYSIYLVFDFMQTDLTRIISHSEERLTEPQVKCYMQQLLSGLQHCHERGILHRDIKGSNLLIDRNGMLKIADFGLANYYSPNHEHPLTSRVVTLWYRAPELLLGATDYGVGIDLWSAGCLLAEMFTGIPLMPGRTEVEQLHRIFRLCGTPSEEYWKKFKISASFRPPRSYRPSFLETFRDLPPSSLGLLCTLLALEPAFRGTASKALNNPFFFTSPLACDLSGLPVIHREEDEHDQAKEQIKYMNSKIRRSRTYLERRKSLAPKRQIEHTVSNKEDSRRNVEPETYIPSEEPGSATISSTSSSVNPGVAKEQFPLLASDKKVAPKYHHHGSVGEITRYLPPLPKSKPKATQNDDYNRFSFRSASTREFRNFKREDYLLFEID, from the exons ATGGGGTGTGTTCAGGCCAAGACACTTGAAGGTCCTGCTCATGAACCCAAGGGACTAGACAGGCTCAAATTGGAAAATGGGTATGTGTCAAATTCTGATTTTGTTGCTCACAGAAGATCCACTGGTCAAAAGTATGAACCTATGGAGGATGCTAATGGTaggcatcatcatcatcatcagaagaGAGAACAACCTCAACCCAGAAACCTTGCAAGAGTTAATGAGCTTGCTGCTGTTCCTGGCGGCAACAATGGTGAAAGTGGCAAGGGGAAAGGGGGTGTTactagagagaggaagaagagagaattgGCAAAGAAGAAGACTTTTGAGGATGACTATGAGATGGTTGATGGATGGCCCAAATGGCTAGTTGATAATGTTCCTGCTCAAGTCTTTGGTGGATTGGTCCCAAAGAGTGCTGAATCCTACAAAATGATTGATAAG GTAGGACAAGGAACATACAGCAATGTCTATAAAGCTCTAGATCGGGACACCGGAGAAATTGTTGCCCTAAAAAAGGTTCGCTTCAATACATCAGAGCCCGAAAGCATTAAATTTATGGCAAGAGAAATCTTGATACTACAAAGATTGGATCATCCTAATGTGCTAAAACTTAAAGGATTAGCCACTTCAAGAATGCAATACAGTATATATCTAGTTTTTGACTTCATGCAAACGGATTTGACAAGAATTATCTCTCATTCTGAAGAGAGGCTAACCGAGCCGCAG GTCAAGTGCTATATGCAGCAATTGCTTTCTGGTCTGCAGCATTGCCATGAGAGGGGAATTTTACATCGAGATATAAAGGGATCAAACCTTTTGATTGATAGAAATGGAATGCTTAAGATTGCAGATTTTGGGCTAGCCAACTATTATAGTCCAAACCATGAGCATCCTCTCACAAGCCGGGTCGTGACACTCTGGTATAGAGCCCCTGAGTTGCTGTTAGGTGCCACGGATTATGGAGTTGGTATTGATCTATGGAGTGCTGGATGCCTCCTTGCAGAAATGTTCACCGGAATTCCACTCATGCCTGGCCGAACAGAG GTTGAGCAACTTCATAGAATTTTCAGATTATGTGGCACACCATCAGAGGAGTActggaaaaaatttaaaatatctgcATCATTTAGACCTCCAAGGTCGTATCGACCTAGCTTTCTAGAAACTTTCAGGGATCTCCCTCCATCTTCTTTGGGGCTTTTATGTACCCTCCTTGCTTTGGAACCGGCATTCCGTGGAACTGCATCTAAAGCTCTTAACAATCCG TTTTTCTTTACAAGCCCGTTGGCCTGTGATCTCTCTGGTTTGCCTGTAATCCAcagagaagaagatgaacatGATCAAGCCAAAGAACAGATCAA GTACATGAACTCTAAAATCAGGCGTTCTCGTACATACCTGGAGCGTCGCAAGAGTCTAGCTCCCAAGAGGCAGATAGAACATACTGTGTCTAACAAGGAG GATTCAAGAAGGAATGTGGAACCTGAAACTTACATTCCAAGCGAAGAACCGGGTAGCGCAACCATAAGCAGTACCTCATCTAGTGTAAACCCTGGTGTGGCTAAGGAGCAGTTTCCACTTTTGGCTTCAGATAAAAAGGTGGCCCCAAAATACCATCACCATGGCAGTGTTGGTGAAATTACAAGGTACCTTCCTCCATTACCCAAGTCAAAACCAAAAGCAACCCAGAATGATGACTACAACAGATTCAGTTTCAGGAGTGCTTCTACCAGAGAATTTAGAAACTTTAAGAGGGAGGACTATTTACTCTTTGAAATTGATTAG
- the LOC110275442 gene encoding uncharacterized protein LOC110275442, translating to MEKSKSFPEYSCSYSEFGFRERSNSYSFNGPTEKGGGFSAASDPELKRKKRIKAYNVLTSEGKLKTSFRNSFKWIKNKFSDIRYGV from the coding sequence ATGGAGAAAAGCAAGTCATTCCCTGAATACTCATGCTCTTACTCTGAGTTTGGATTCAGAGAAAGATCCAACTCATATAGTTTCAATGGTCCAACTGAGAAGGGAGGTGGATTTTCTGCAGCAAGTGATCCTGAGcttaagaggaagaagaggatcAAGGCCTATAATGTGTTGACATCAGAGGGGAAGCTCAAAACCAGTTTCAGAAACAGCTTCAAGTGGATCAAGAACAAGTTCAGTGATATCCGCTATGGTGTGTGA